The Longimicrobiaceae bacterium genome window below encodes:
- a CDS encoding cation:dicarboxylase symporter family transporter produces the protein MFKFLRRISLTQWILLAMVIGVLVGWLYPATDVPGQFAATQLKPLSTVFLRMIKSVIVPIIFSTLVIGIAGHGDDMKRVGRLALKSIIYFEIVTTLALVIGLVAVNLVKPGVGVPLSAPAAAAQEMAATAKALTPGTFLEHIVPQSFFEAAAGNEVLQIVFWSILFGVALAHVQGRPKELLLGAIEGLAEVMFKFTAFVMRFAPIGIGAAIAVTVSHSGLGVLKNLAMLIGTLYGALIVLILLVLLPVALIVRVPIRKFLQAVKQPALIAFSTTSSEAALPRAMQAMEGIGVPRRIVAFVMPTGYSFNLDGTTLYLAVASIFVAQAAGHPLTVWHQVTMMLTLMLTSKGVAAVPRASLVILSGTLASFGLPLEGVAVILGVDELMDMGRTTVNLIGNCLATVVMARWEGEFDPDAAVLPPEESARQLGVTEDVPSPQA, from the coding sequence ATGTTCAAATTCCTCCGCCGGATCTCGCTCACGCAGTGGATCCTGCTCGCAATGGTGATCGGCGTGCTGGTCGGCTGGCTGTACCCGGCCACCGACGTGCCCGGCCAGTTCGCGGCCACGCAGCTCAAGCCGCTGTCCACCGTCTTCCTGCGGATGATCAAGTCGGTGATCGTCCCCATCATCTTCAGCACGCTGGTGATCGGGATCGCGGGGCACGGCGACGACATGAAGCGGGTGGGCAGGCTGGCCCTGAAGTCCATCATCTACTTCGAGATCGTCACCACGCTCGCGCTGGTCATCGGCCTGGTGGCGGTGAACCTGGTGAAGCCGGGCGTGGGCGTGCCCCTGTCGGCCCCCGCGGCCGCCGCGCAGGAGATGGCGGCCACGGCCAAGGCGCTGACGCCGGGCACCTTCCTGGAGCACATCGTCCCGCAGAGCTTCTTCGAGGCGGCGGCGGGCAACGAGGTGCTCCAGATCGTGTTCTGGTCGATCCTCTTCGGCGTGGCGCTCGCCCACGTGCAGGGGCGGCCGAAGGAGCTGCTCCTGGGCGCCATCGAGGGCCTGGCAGAGGTGATGTTCAAGTTCACCGCGTTCGTGATGCGCTTCGCGCCCATCGGCATCGGGGCGGCGATCGCGGTGACGGTGAGCCACAGCGGGCTGGGCGTGCTGAAGAACCTGGCGATGCTCATCGGCACGCTGTACGGAGCGCTGATCGTCCTCATCCTGCTGGTGCTTCTGCCCGTGGCGCTCATCGTCCGGGTGCCCATCCGCAAGTTCCTCCAGGCGGTCAAGCAGCCGGCGCTCATCGCCTTCTCCACCACCTCGTCCGAGGCGGCGCTGCCGCGCGCCATGCAGGCGATGGAGGGCATCGGGGTGCCGAGGCGCATCGTGGCGTTCGTGATGCCCACCGGCTACTCGTTCAACCTGGACGGCACCACGCTGTACCTGGCGGTGGCTTCGATCTTCGTGGCGCAGGCGGCGGGGCACCCGCTCACGGTGTGGCACCAGGTCACGATGATGCTCACGCTCATGCTCACCTCGAAGGGCGTGGCCGCGGTGCCGCGCGCTTCTCTGGTGATCCTTTCCGGTACGCTGGCCAGCTTCGGCCTGCCGCTGGAGGGCGTGGCGGTGATCCTGGGCGTGGACGAGCTGATGGACATGGGCCGCACCACGGTGAACCTGATCGGCAACTGCCTGGCGACGGTGGTCATGGCGCGCTGGGAGGGCGAGTTCGACCCCGACGCGGCCGTGCTGCCGCCCGAGGAGTCGGCGCGCCAGCTGGGCGTGACCGAGGACGTGCCTTCGCCGCAGGCCTGA